A region from the uncultured Stenotrophomonas sp. genome encodes:
- a CDS encoding hypothetical protein (Evidence 5 : No homology to any previously reported sequences) yields MCERHAKSGAKPAPPGAYCEGNERRMRAIPIMGAAWPGCNVAGMAGLLSLRGARGCLRTSGSPPRGGLAPAQGAGSETRTG; encoded by the coding sequence GTGTGTGAAAGGCATGCAAAAAGCGGCGCCAAACCGGCACCGCCCGGGGCCTATTGTGAGGGCAACGAAAGACGGATGCGAGCCATCCCGATCATGGGGGCGGCATGGCCCGGATGCAATGTGGCGGGCATGGCCGGGCTCCTCTCCCTGCGGGGTGCGAGAGGCTGCTTGCGAACCAGCGGTTCGCCGCCCCGCGGAGGCCTTGCGCCGGCGCAGGGGGCGGGGAGCGAGACGAGGACGGGATGA